AGAAAGTTAATCGTCTGACGCGGGATATAGCTTTCCGTCCGGATTCGGCAAATCAGGGACTTGCTTGGCCATCCCCCTCCTATCCCCCGCGATGACAAAAGACCCTGCAACTTCTTCCCGGGTCGGCGGGTTCTATCCCGTTGGATCAAAAAACCAGTATGAAACCACAACTCCTCCGATTCCTTCCGCTCTCTTTCGCGCTGCTCGCGACCGCCACGGCCCAAGACACCCCACCGGCAACGCCGCCTGCGACGCCGGAGCAGGCACCCGCCGCAAACCCGGCAGCCGACCTGGCCGCCGCCGCGGAAAAGCTGGCCGCCGCCAAAAGCTATGCCTGGAGCCAGACGACGTCCTTCGGCGGCAATTTCGGCGACCGCACGACTTCCGGCAAAAAGGGCAGCGGCGGTTACCTTCTCGTCACCATGCCGGGGCGTGACCAAGATTTCCAAGTGCTCTCCCGCAAGAGCAAGGTGGCGATGCAGCGCGATGGCAGCTGGGTCGTGCCGGATCCTGATGGTGAGGAACAAGGCCCCGGCCGCTGGATCGCGCGGATGGTACAGAATCTCAAGGAGCCGACCGCCGATGCCAAGGATCTCGCCTCCAAGGCGAAGGACCTGAAGCTGGAGAATGGCAGCATCAAGGGCACCCTCGATGAAGCCACTGCAAAAGAGCTGATGTCCTTCCGCGGCTTCGGACGTCGCGGCGGCGGAGGTGGTGGTGACCAAGGCGGACCGCCGGAAGTCACGGGTGCCAGCGGCACGGTCAGCTTCACGGTGGCGAACGGGGTGCTGACCGGCTACGAGCTCACCCTGACCGGCCGCATGAATTTCCGCGGTGAAGACCGCGATGTGAACCGCACCACCAAGGTCTCCTTCACCGGAGTCGGTTCCACCAGCTTCGACATTCCGGAAGCCGCCGCTGGCCTGCTGGCGGAATGAGCAAGTTCTCCTCAAAAAAGGAACGCGGTCGTCCCCCAGGACCGCGTTCTTTTTGACGGGGGCATCACATTGCCGGGAATGCGCGCCGGGGAATCCCCTCTCCTCTAGGATGATCTTCCGTCCTCCGGAAATTTCCCGCGGATTCGGGTTTTCCGTGCCGAGTGCATGCCAAGTGCTACCCTTCGGGCTATGACGTGGGAACGAGGCTTTCAGCGCTGCTGGCGAGTCGCGATCGCGATGGCGGCGCTGCATGGCTCGGCCAGCGCCCAAGAACCCGCTCCCATCGACGCGGCACGCAGCGCATTTCTCAAGGGCGACTACGCCGCCAGCTTGGCCGCCGCGCAAAAAGCGACGCCGGATGACGAAGACTTTCCCGAGTTCATCGCGCTGGAAATCCGCACGCTCGTCGAAACCGGGAAGTATCAGGAAGCGGTCGAGCGCGTGGGTGAGCTGGGACGTCGTGCCGCCTTCTATCCGGAGCTGGCCCTTGAAGCAGGGCGTGCCCTGCGTGCGGCGGGCCACCGCGATGTGGCCTCCGATCTGATCGAGCGGGCGGTCCGCTTCGAGGCGCCGCGTCCGGCCAAGGACAAGTCCCGCGCCACGGTGGCCTTTGGCGAGCTTTTGTTAGAGCATCGCGTGGATGCGAAGGTAGTGCTGGACCGTTTGTTAGAGCCGGCGAAGAAGGCCGATCCGGAAGGACGCGCGCCTTATCTCGCGCTCGGGAAGCTCGCCCTCGCGAACCATGACCGCCAACTCGCCGCGGAGTATTTTCGCGAGGGCCTGAAGCGCTTCCCCGGCGATCCCGATTTCAATCTCGGCCTCGAACAATCGGGCCTCGATCTCCCTGCCGCGAATCGCGAGCCGGGAATCGCCAGCTATCTGGACCTGGCCTTGAAGGCGAATCCCAAGCATACGGCGGCCTTGCTTTTCAAGGCGACCGAGCTGACCGGCCGGAAGGCCTTCAAGGAAGCCAAGGACGTCTTTGAACAAGTGCTGGCCATCAATCCGGATCATCCCGAGGCGTGGGCCGGCCTTGCCGCGATCGCCTTGGTGCAGGATGACGAAAAGGAAGCCACGGCCGCGATCGCGCGGGCAAAGAAGCTCCACGAGGACAATCCCCGCGTGCCTGAGATCATCGGCACCACCTTGGCGGGTCAGTATCGCTTCGCGGAAGGCATCAAGTATCTCGAAGAAGCGCGGCAGCTCGATCCGCTTTCGCCTCCGATCTTGTTCGAGCTCGGGTCGAACCAGCTCCGCTTCGGCCAGTTGGATCACGGATGGGAGAATGTCGCGCTGGCCCATGAGCTGGATCCCTACAATGTCGCCGCCTTCAACCTGATCACCCTGCGCGACAAGCTCCGCGACTATCCGGTGCGGGAGAAGGATGGCGTGCGCCTCCGCATGTCTCCTGAGGACATGGCGGTCTTCGGCGGCCGCGCCCTCGAACTCGCAGCTCGGGCGAAGACGACGCTTGCTGACAAGTATGGCATCAGGCTTTCCGTGCCGGTGATGGTGGAGATCCTGCCGAAGCAGGAGGACTTCGCGATCCGCACCTTCGGCCTGCCGGGCGGGGAGTCATTCCTCGGTGTCTGCTTCGGCCCGCTGATCACGATGACCAGCCCGCGTGGTCGTCTGGGGCGGTCAAATTGGGAAGCGGTGCTCTGGCATGAGATGGCTCACACCATCACGCTCGATGCCAGCCGCCACCGGATCCCGCGCTGGCTGTCGGAAGGCATCAGTGTCTTCGAGGAGCGCGAGGTACATGCCGGTTGGGGACAAGGGATGACTTCGGAATTCCGGAAACGTTTCCTCGATGGCGAGGTGCCGCCGATCAGCCGGCTGGATGAATCCTTTGCCGGGGAGGACATCATGCTAGGCTACTACCACTCCTCGCTCGTCGCGGAGTATATCGTCCGCACTTTCGGCATGGAGGCGATGCGTGCGATCCTCGCCGATCTTTCCACCGGGAAGCCCGTCGACGAAGCCATCGCCAAGCACACGAAGACTGCCAATCTGGAGAAAGACTTCTTGGAATACGCGAAGAAGATCGCCAACAGCTACGGGCCGGACCTCGATTGGACGCCGCTGGAAGACGAAGAGTATGTGGCCTACCGCGAGGATCCGGCGAAGTGGGTCGCGGCGAATCCGAAGCGTTACGCCGCCACCATGATGCTCGTTTCCGCGCTGACCGAGGAGCGGAAGTGGCAGGACTCGAAGGATCTATTGGAAAAAATCATCGCAGCGGAACCGAACAACCGCGAGTCCTTCAATCCCTACATGTCGCTCGCGCTCGCCTGCCGTGGTCTCGGTGACGAAGCGGGCGAACGCGCCGCGCTGCTAAAGCTGCTCTCGATTGACTCGAATGTTTCCGATGCCGCCGCCCGGCTTCTGGAGCTCGGCGGCACGATGTCTGCAGCGGAACGGGCGGCTCACGGCGACCAGATGCTCCAGACCAATCCCTTCCAGGAAAAGGCCTACCGCACCCTCGCGGCTGCGGCGAAGGAGTCCGGTGATCCACGCCGCACGCGGGAGGCGCTTGAGTCGCTGCTCGCCTTGGAGCCGCGCGATGCCGGCCGCCTGCACTACGAACTCGCGACGCTCCTGCGGAAGTCGGATCCGGTGCCAGCCCGCCGCCAGGTCCTGCAAGCCTTGGAAGAGAATCCACGCTTCCAGGCCGCGCTGGAGCTGCTCAGCACCTTTCCCCCTGCCCCACCGAACAAATGAAGCCCGTGCTCGCCATCGCCAGCTTGCTCCTCTGCGTCTTCATCGTGGATTCCTCCGGCCAGGGCTGGCGCGGGGGCAGGAACCGCCGCGGAGATCGTCCGGATCGCGGCTTGGGCGATCGCAATGGCGTGGAACGCTGGCAGAATGACCCGCGCTTTCCGGAGGACACCTTCCGCTTCGTCCGGCTTCGACCCGAGAATCACTACAAGTGGGCGACGGACTATCCGGACAGCGACCTGAATTTCTCCTTCCGCCTCCAGCAGATGACGGCGATCCGCGTGAATCCGGATCCGATCGTCCTGCCAATCCTCGATCCCGAGCTGAAGAAGTATCCCTTCCTTTATACGATCGAGACCGGCTCGCTCGACCTCAGCGAGGAGGAGACCAAGGTGCTGCGCGAGCATTTGCTCAATGGCGGCTTCCTGATGATCGATGACTTCTGGGGCGAATACGAGTGGGAGAACACCAGAGACCAGATGCAGAAGGTCTTTCCCGATCTGCCGATCAAGGAGCTGGAGCTCGATCACCCGATCTTCAGCACGGTCTTCCCGCTGAAGGTGAAGCCGCAGATCCCGGCAATCGATGTCGCGCTGCGCGGACGCTATACCGGCGTCTTCTGGGAGCAAGGCGCGGAAGGCGCACACTTCCACGGCATCTTCGACCAGAAGGGCCGCCTGATGGTGATCATCTGCCAGAACACCGACCTCGGCGATGGCTGGGAACGCGAGGGCGAGGATCCTTACTACTTCACCGAATTCAGCGAAAAGCTGGCCTACCCGATGGGCATCAACATCATCGTCTATTCGATGACCCACTGACCTTACTCCATGATTACGGACATCGACTCACACGTTACCCAAGAGCAACTGGTCCGCCGCATCGCGGAAGGGCGGGACCGCATTCGCAAGGAACTCGCGAAGGTTATCCGCGGTCAGGAAGAGGTCATCGAGCTGCTGCTCATCGCACTGCTGTCCGGCGGTCATGCATTGATCACCGGTGCGCCCGGACTCGCGAAGACCCTGCTCATCCAATCGACCGCGCGGCTCTTCCACCTTTCGTTCAATCGCATCCAATTCACCCCGGACCTGATGCCCGCGGACATCACCGGCACGGAGATCCTCGGCGACTCCCCGGAAGGCGGGCGGCGTCTGGAATTCGTGAGAGGCCCGATCTTCGCCAACCTGATCCTGGCGGACGAAATCAACCGCACGCCGCCGAAGACCCAGTCGGCCCTGCTGGAGGCGATGCAGGAGCACCAGGTCACCGCGGCGGGAGTGCGCTACCCGCTGGATGAACCGTTCTTCGTGCTGGCTACCAAGAACCCGGTGGAAATGGAGGGCACCTATCCGCTGCCGGAAGCGCAGCTCGATCGCTTCATGTTCGACATCCGCATCGACTACCTCAGCGAGGACGATGAGGTGGCAGTGGTCACCAGCACGACTTCCAAGCGGCCGGAGCCGATCGAAGCGCTCTTCAGCGGCGAGGATCTTCTGGCATTCCACGAGATCGTAAGGCGCGTCCCGATCGCGGAGGAGACCGCGCGTTACGCCGTGCGCCTTGTCGGCGCCTCGCGGCCGAACCGTCCGGGCACGCCGGACTTCGTGAACGAGTGGGTGAACTGGGGCGCCGGACTGCGGGCCGCGCAATGCCTCGTCATCGGCGGCAAGGCGCGTGCCCTGCTGAATGGCCGCTCCCATGTCACCCCGGATGACATCCGTGCGCTCGCCCATCCCGTGCTGCGGCATCGCGTGCTGCCGAATTTCCGGGCGGAGGCCGAAGGCATCACGCCGGAGGGGATTGTGGATCGATTGCTGAAGCACGTGCCGCTGCCATGAAATACGCTCTCACCACTTGGCAAGCGGCCACATGCCTGCCCCGGGAGCGCGGAGCCTCCGGCCCGCAGAGGCAACCCACCGATCATGCTTCACCTCGCGGACCGCATACGCCCCACCGTCGCCTTGCTACGAGCTTCGCGAACTCACCACTCCTCGGGACTATTCTGCGGGGCGGAGCCTCCGCGCTCCTGGGAGCACGCATGGCTTCATGCTCCACGGGATCACCTTGGCGTAATTGATGAACCCCAACCCGTCATCTCCCCGCCCTTCGACCTTCGCCGATCCGGTGGCGCTGATGCGGGTCCGCAGCCTCGAACTGCGCGCACGCACGGTGGTGGAAGGATTCTGGAAAGGACTTCATCGTAGCCCGCGGCATGGCTTCTCCGCGGAGTTCGCCGAGTACCGGCAATACGTCCCGGGCGATGACATCCGCTATCTCGATTGGAAGGTGCTGGCACGGCGCGACAAGTCCTTCATCCGAAAATTCCGGGAGGAGACGAATGTCCGCTGCCACGTGCTGCTCGATCTCAGCCGCTCGATGGGCTACGGCTCGAAGACCTACACCAAGCTCGAATACGCCCGCACCTTGGCCGCCACGCTGGCGATGTTCCTTCACCAGCAGGGCGACGAGATCGGGCTGCTCACCTTTGATGAAGTCGCGCGCGATTACCTGCCACCACGCCATCGCAGCGGGCACCTGCACGCCATCCTCGCCGCGCTGGACAAGCCCGCGCTCGGCATCGGCGCGGCCTTGCATGCGCCGGTCGATGCCATCCTTTCCCGCGGCCGCATGCGCGGGCTGGTCTTCGTGATCTCGGATTTCCTCACCCCGCTCACGGAGCTGAAAGCCCCGCTCTCCGCACTCGCTGCCTGCGGCCATGACATCAGCCTGATGCAGACGCTCGATCCGGCGGAGATCCACTTCACGTTCGACTCCGCGGTGAACTTCGAGGACATGGAATCCGGCCGCGTCCTCCCCGCTGATCCCGACCAACTGCGCGCGGGATACCTGAAGAAGTTCAACGCGCACCAACAGGGTCTCAAGTCGCTCTGCGACACACTCGGCATCCTCCATCACCTGCTACCGACCGACCAACCATTGGAGACCGCCCTGCACACCTACCTTTCCGGCCGGCAATCGCTTGGCCAACGCATCGACCGCAAGAGCAGCACCTGAACCGATATCGTGGCTTTCCTTGCTCCATTCTTCCTCGCCGGACTCGCAGCCCTCGCGCTGCCGGTCCTGCTGCACCTACGGAAGAACCGGCCCAAGGAAACAGTGGTGTTCTCCTCGCTGATGTTCTTCGACGACCAGCCGCCGATCACCAAGCGCCGCTCCCGCCTGCAGGACATCCTGCTGTTGATCCTGCGCTGCATCGCGCTTGCCCTCCTGGTGCTCGCTTTCGCCCGACCCTTCTTTCCCGCGAAGGAAGACACCCCTGCCCCGCCCGCGAGTGCGGCGACTCATTTCATCTTGATCGATACCAGCGCAAGCATGCGCGGCGAACCGTTGGAGAACTCCCTTCTGGCAGCGCGGGGGACGATCAAGGAGCTGCCCGATGGCGATGCGATCGCGATCGCGACCTTCTCCGATCGCCTCCACATTCTGTTAGACCCGGCACGCGCGCGCAGCCTCGCCCCCGGTGAGAGGAAGGCGACCGCGCTGTCCCTGCTCGACGAAGCGAAGGCCGATTGGCAAGCGACCCATCTCGATGACGCCATTCTTTCCGCCGTCGCGGCGGCTGGACCAGAGGCCCCGCTCCAGATCCATCTTTTCAGTGATCTCCAGAAAGGCGCGACACTCGATCGCCTGCGCGGTGAATCATGGCCGGATGCCCTCCGCATCGTTCTCCATCCCCAGGCACCGCAGGATGGCTGGACGAATGCCGGCGTGCAAATGCTGCCTGCGGAAAAGCAGATCCGCCGCGTCCGCGTGACCAATGCCGCGGGATCGGCGAAGTCCTCCTTCACCCTGGAGTGGAGCGGCAACCCGGCGAAAACGACAATCACCGTAGCTCCCGGCGAAAGCGCGATCTTCGAGGCACCGGAAGGCGTTCCGAACGAGGGCAAGGTGATTCTTGCCGGCGACGACCATGCCTTCGACAATGAGGCGGCATGGACCACCTCGGCGCTACCGGTGGTGAAGATCTGGCATCCCGATCCGAGCGAGATCACCGATACCACGGAGAGCAGCTATTTCCTCCACCGCGCGATGCAACCGACCGCGGACTACTCCGTGGAGGTAGTGAACACACCGCCTGCGGAAGCTCCGGCGCTCACGATCACCGATGGGAAAGCGGCAGACATCGTCGCCCTGCGCAAGGTGATCGAGGAAGGCGGCACGGCCTTGCTCGCCCTGCGCGATGTCGCCTCGGCAAAGATCATTGAAGAGCTCTTCGACGTGAAGGATGCGCAGGCGACGGAAGCCATGGTGCAGGATCACGCGCGCTTCGGGGAGATCGATCTCAAGTCACCCGTCTTCGCGCCCTTCGCGGATCCGCGCTACTCGGACTTCAGCGGCATCCGCATCTGGAAATACCGGGTGCTGCCCGCAGCCCTCACCGCACCGGGCACGGTGCTCGCCCGCTATGACAGCGGTGATCCGGCATGGATCAGCTATCCGCTTGGCAAGGGCACGCTCCATGTTTTCACGACCACTTGGCGTCCCGCGGACAGCCAGCTCGCGCTGACCACCAAGTTCGCACCGCTGCTTCACTCGTTGATCGCGAATGCCGGCCAAGGCCGCGGCGTCTATTTCGTGGGACACAATGGCATCGACACTCCCGGTATCCACGCCGAGGGCGAGCGCCGCATCGCGATCCAACTTGATCCCTCCGAGTCCGAACTCACGCCCTTGCCCGAGGCCGATCTCCGCGCGCTCGGATTGCCCCTCGATGAACCGGTGATCGCGAAGACCAGCGCGATGACCGCCACGCTTTCCAGTGCCGAGCAAGAGAGCCGCCAACGCATTGGCTGGTGGCTGCTTGTCGGAGCCGCGCTATTCTATCTCGCCGAAACCGCGTGGGCCGCCTTGGCAAGCCGCCGCGCCAACCCCGCAACGTCATGATCCGTCGATTGCACGCCATCCTTTCCGAGCTCGCGCAGCGGCGGCAGAAACAGCGCCTCCACGCCGGGCTCGCCGTGACCTGGTGGCTGGGCTTGCTGGCCGGCATCTTAATGTGGCGCTCCAGCGTGTCCATCGGAACATGGGTCGCGTGGTTGCTGCCACTGCTGATCATCGCTTCCGCGGGCGTCTGGTGGTGGAGCCGCAGTGGCGTGGGGAATCCACGGGTGATCGCGAAGATCGTGGAAACGAAATACCCGGAGCTGCGGACGGCCTTGCTCGCCGCACTCGACCAGCATCCGGAGGGCGGCACCTTCAATTACCTCCAGCTTCGCCTGCTCGTCGAATCCGTACAGACGGCCGAGCGCGACGAATGGCTGGAGCTGGTGCCGCAACCACGACTGAGCAAGCTTCGCACGCTGAACCTCACCGGCGTCGCGATCCTTGCCCTGGCACTCATCCTGGCACTGAGGCCCGCCATCAGCCATGTCGCAAGCACGCCCGCTGGGGAGGAAGAGGAGATCGTCACCGCGACACCACTCGATATCTCCGTCCAGCCGGGTGATATCGAAGTCGAGCGCAATAGCCCGCTGACCGTGCAAGCGCGCTTCGGCACGAAGGTCCCCGCGGAGGCATCGCTCGAAACAAGGGACGAGAACGGGCAGGTTCGCTCGGTGCCGATGACGCGGCCATTTACCGAGCCCGTCTTCCAGGCCCGCCTCACCGCGATCGTTGGGCCCATGGAGTATCGCATCGTCACCACGGATGGCAGCAGCCGGAGTTTCAAGGTGAGCGTCTTCGACTTGCCTGCGCTCGTGAGTTCTCAGGCGGTGCTGACTTTCCCCGAGCATCTCGCGAAGCCCGCGGAAACGGTCAAGGACCCGCGCTCCATCCAAGTACCCGAGCGCACCAGCATCGCGCTTTCCTTCACCGCGAATCTACCCAGGCTCTCCGCCACGCTGGCTGCGAAAGACAAGGAACCGCTCAAGCTCGCGGCGGATCCAGCCAATCCCTCGCGCTACCTCGTGGAGATCGCGCCGAAGGATAGCATCCGCTATGAACTCGTCCTCACCGACAGCTCCGGACGCCGCAATGCACGCAAGGACCTGCTCGACATCAAGGTGCTTCCCAACAAGGCACCGGTCGTGAAGGTGGTGCTGCCCCGCAGGAACGACAAGGCCACGCCGATCCAGGAGGTACGGCTCGAAGCGAAGATCGCCGATGACACCGGCTTGCTGGCGCAGGGCCTTCGCTACACGATCGATGGTGAGAACTGGCAGGAGCTCGAAACACCGGTCGCCACCGGCGAGAAGCTGCCGCCGCTTTCCCAACTCATCGACCTCGAAGCCGCGGGCGCGAAGCCGAAGGATATCCTGATGTGGAATGCATGGGCCGAGGATCTGGGTCCCGATGGCAAGAAGCGCCGGGTCAATGGCGACATCCACATCGTCCGCGTTCGTGATTTCGATGAGATCTACCGCCAGCAGGCCGCACCACCCGGCGGCGAGCAGCCACCGCAAGCGGGTGAAGGCGAGCAAGCCGGCGGTGCCGCGGATCTCATCAAGACCCAGACCCAGATCCTCAATGCCACCTGGGCGATCCGCCGCGATCATGCGGAGATCCGCGATACGCAGCCGGAAAAAGACGAGCTGGAAACCCTGCGTCGTTCCCAAGAGATCGCGATCGAAACCGCGACTGCCTTGGAAGCGGAGCAGAGTAATCCCTCGGTCCGCCAGCACGTGACCGATGCGCGGCTCGCGATGAAGGAGGCCTTGGCCGATCTTGCTTCCGCGGAGGAAAAGATTTCCGCCGAGCCCTTGGAGGAAGCCATCAGCCACGAGCAGGTGGCACTTCGCCATCTCTATCAGCTCATGAGCTCGGAGACCATGGTCATGACCGGCCAGAATGCCGGGCAATCTTCATCATCCTCCGAGGAGATGCCGCGCGATGAACTGGAGCTGGAGCAGAAAGAAACCCCTTATCAAGCCGAGCGCCAACCACGCCCCGAGGCACCCGCCGGTGAAGCGGCGCAAGCGATGGATACGCTCCGCAAGCTGGAGGAGCTCGCCAAGCGCCAGCGCGATCTCAACGAGGAGATCCAGGCTCTTCAAAACGCGCTCGCCGAAGCGGACACGCCCGAGGAGCGTGCCGAGGTCGAGCGTCAGCTCAAGCAACTCCGCGAGCAGCAGCGCGAGCTTCTCGCCGATGTGGACCAGCTTCGCGAGCAGACCAGCGATCCTTCGCGCGAGGCCTCGCAACAACCGCGGAGCGAGGCACTCGATGAAGCACGCGAGCGCGCGCAGCAGGCGAACCAGCAGCTTTCCGAGAACAAGCTGGGCGAAGCCCTCGCTGCCGGCCGTCGCGCGCAGGAAACCTTGGAAGAAGTCCACGACGACTTCCGCGAGAACAGCGCGGCTCAACTCGCGGAGCAGCTTCGCGACCTG
This portion of the Luteolibacter luteus genome encodes:
- a CDS encoding tetratricopeptide repeat protein; this translates as MTWERGFQRCWRVAIAMAALHGSASAQEPAPIDAARSAFLKGDYAASLAAAQKATPDDEDFPEFIALEIRTLVETGKYQEAVERVGELGRRAAFYPELALEAGRALRAAGHRDVASDLIERAVRFEAPRPAKDKSRATVAFGELLLEHRVDAKVVLDRLLEPAKKADPEGRAPYLALGKLALANHDRQLAAEYFREGLKRFPGDPDFNLGLEQSGLDLPAANREPGIASYLDLALKANPKHTAALLFKATELTGRKAFKEAKDVFEQVLAINPDHPEAWAGLAAIALVQDDEKEATAAIARAKKLHEDNPRVPEIIGTTLAGQYRFAEGIKYLEEARQLDPLSPPILFELGSNQLRFGQLDHGWENVALAHELDPYNVAAFNLITLRDKLRDYPVREKDGVRLRMSPEDMAVFGGRALELAARAKTTLADKYGIRLSVPVMVEILPKQEDFAIRTFGLPGGESFLGVCFGPLITMTSPRGRLGRSNWEAVLWHEMAHTITLDASRHRIPRWLSEGISVFEEREVHAGWGQGMTSEFRKRFLDGEVPPISRLDESFAGEDIMLGYYHSSLVAEYIVRTFGMEAMRAILADLSTGKPVDEAIAKHTKTANLEKDFLEYAKKIANSYGPDLDWTPLEDEEYVAYREDPAKWVAANPKRYAATMMLVSALTEERKWQDSKDLLEKIIAAEPNNRESFNPYMSLALACRGLGDEAGERAALLKLLSIDSNVSDAAARLLELGGTMSAAERAAHGDQMLQTNPFQEKAYRTLAAAAKESGDPRRTREALESLLALEPRDAGRLHYELATLLRKSDPVPARRQVLQALEENPRFQAALELLSTFPPAPPNK
- a CDS encoding DUF4159 domain-containing protein, translating into MKPVLAIASLLLCVFIVDSSGQGWRGGRNRRGDRPDRGLGDRNGVERWQNDPRFPEDTFRFVRLRPENHYKWATDYPDSDLNFSFRLQQMTAIRVNPDPIVLPILDPELKKYPFLYTIETGSLDLSEEETKVLREHLLNGGFLMIDDFWGEYEWENTRDQMQKVFPDLPIKELELDHPIFSTVFPLKVKPQIPAIDVALRGRYTGVFWEQGAEGAHFHGIFDQKGRLMVIICQNTDLGDGWEREGEDPYYFTEFSEKLAYPMGINIIVYSMTH
- a CDS encoding AAA family ATPase translates to MITDIDSHVTQEQLVRRIAEGRDRIRKELAKVIRGQEEVIELLLIALLSGGHALITGAPGLAKTLLIQSTARLFHLSFNRIQFTPDLMPADITGTEILGDSPEGGRRLEFVRGPIFANLILADEINRTPPKTQSALLEAMQEHQVTAAGVRYPLDEPFFVLATKNPVEMEGTYPLPEAQLDRFMFDIRIDYLSEDDEVAVVTSTTSKRPEPIEALFSGEDLLAFHEIVRRVPIAEETARYAVRLVGASRPNRPGTPDFVNEWVNWGAGLRAAQCLVIGGKARALLNGRSHVTPDDIRALAHPVLRHRVLPNFRAEAEGITPEGIVDRLLKHVPLP
- a CDS encoding DUF58 domain-containing protein; translated protein: MNPNPSSPRPSTFADPVALMRVRSLELRARTVVEGFWKGLHRSPRHGFSAEFAEYRQYVPGDDIRYLDWKVLARRDKSFIRKFREETNVRCHVLLDLSRSMGYGSKTYTKLEYARTLAATLAMFLHQQGDEIGLLTFDEVARDYLPPRHRSGHLHAILAALDKPALGIGAALHAPVDAILSRGRMRGLVFVISDFLTPLTELKAPLSALAACGHDISLMQTLDPAEIHFTFDSAVNFEDMESGRVLPADPDQLRAGYLKKFNAHQQGLKSLCDTLGILHHLLPTDQPLETALHTYLSGRQSLGQRIDRKSST
- a CDS encoding BatA domain-containing protein; translation: MAFLAPFFLAGLAALALPVLLHLRKNRPKETVVFSSLMFFDDQPPITKRRSRLQDILLLILRCIALALLVLAFARPFFPAKEDTPAPPASAATHFILIDTSASMRGEPLENSLLAARGTIKELPDGDAIAIATFSDRLHILLDPARARSLAPGERKATALSLLDEAKADWQATHLDDAILSAVAAAGPEAPLQIHLFSDLQKGATLDRLRGESWPDALRIVLHPQAPQDGWTNAGVQMLPAEKQIRRVRVTNAAGSAKSSFTLEWSGNPAKTTITVAPGESAIFEAPEGVPNEGKVILAGDDHAFDNEAAWTTSALPVVKIWHPDPSEITDTTESSYFLHRAMQPTADYSVEVVNTPPAEAPALTITDGKAADIVALRKVIEEGGTALLALRDVASAKIIEELFDVKDAQATEAMVQDHARFGEIDLKSPVFAPFADPRYSDFSGIRIWKYRVLPAALTAPGTVLARYDSGDPAWISYPLGKGTLHVFTTTWRPADSQLALTTKFAPLLHSLIANAGQGRGVYFVGHNGIDTPGIHAEGERRIAIQLDPSESELTPLPEADLRALGLPLDEPVIAKTSAMTATLSSAEQESRQRIGWWLLVGAALFYLAETAWAALASRRANPATS